The Fibrobacter sp. UWT2 genomic sequence TCCGGCTTGTCGTATTCCAGGAACTTGTCGACGTATTTTGGCCGGATTTATCAAATGCGCTATCTTTCGGGCATTGTCGCCGGCATGCAGACGAAATCCGGCAACATCGGTTATGTGGCGGCATTTGATATTCCCGAGGTGATTCGAGGAATCAACGCTTTTACCTTGGGCGTGAAAAAGGTAAACCCGAATGCGAACGTGATTGTTCGCTGGACAAAATCCTGGAACGAGGACAAGGCCTGTGCTAGGGCGACCCGTACCCTTTTGGCTCATCACGATTCCATTGATGTGCTTACCTTGCATACAGACAGTCAGGAACCCTTACGCATTGCAGATTCTCTTGGAATCTGGCTGGTGGGTTATAACTTGGACAATGCGGATTTGTATCCGGAACATTTCTTGACGGCTCCCGTGTGGCGCTGGGAAAATTTCTATACGCCGCACATTCTCGAGGTTCTCAAACAAAAATTTGTAGGCCGAAATTATTGGAGTGGAGCCAATTCGGGCGTGGTTGACTTGGCCCCGCTAACAAACCATGTGGCGCCGGAAACGATTGATCTTGTAAACAGTGAACGCGAAAAAATTCAGAACGGTTCTTTTGATGTCTTTTACGGACCCATCGAAGATGATGCCGGAACAATTCGCATTAATGAAGGGGAAAGCATGTCTGACAGCGATATGCTGAATAATTTCAACTGGTTCGTAAAGGGGGTAATCATCGATGAAGAGTAAAGTGACTATGGGGGCGTTAACAGCAGTCGTCATCTTTTTTGCGCTGTTGTACGTGGTGTTTGCAAAAGTCGACAATGTGGAATCGGTCAAGAAAACCGAATCGCAAAAACTCCGTGTCGGATTTGTCCTTTTAAGCGATACGGCTGACAATGGCTGGAATGAAACCATTTATAAGGGAATCAGGAATGCTTGCGATTCCCTTGGCGTGCAAAGGAACTTGGTGATTGATATTCCCGAGGAACGTATTCCCCTTGCGAATGCGGTGACCGGAATGATTGCCGATAGCTTGAAAGTCATTGTGCTTACGAGCTACAATTATCCGATTTTAATCAAGGATATTATTGAATCG encodes the following:
- a CDS encoding BMP family ABC transporter substrate-binding protein — translated: MKMVYVVPSLILAVIIAGLLTFNVKKKNTDITREKTKIAMIMNGSIEDHSWGQSHYEGMRKTAKELNLDVLFRERIPADRTSEEVMEGLIAAGAKIIVANSFQLGPYVQNVAVKHPDVKFFHASGLSYSRNLSTYFGRIYQMRYLSGIVAGMQTKSGNIGYVAAFDIPEVIRGINAFTLGVKKVNPNANVIVRWTKSWNEDKACARATRTLLAHHDSIDVLTLHTDSQEPLRIADSLGIWLVGYNLDNADLYPEHFLTAPVWRWENFYTPHILEVLKQKFVGRNYWSGANSGVVDLAPLTNHVAPETIDLVNSEREKIQNGSFDVFYGPIEDDAGTIRINEGESMSDSDMLNNFNWFVKGVIIDEE